One part of the Arvicanthis niloticus isolate mArvNil1 chromosome 15, mArvNil1.pat.X, whole genome shotgun sequence genome encodes these proteins:
- the Podxl gene encoding podocalyxin, producing MRSTLALSALLLQLVLLLSPPSLSQSAGSGASTSIINSTIVRSHQNLSTAVTKTASENVTAGHLVATTLFQVQQSSSTLSKTSVQSPTTVPTTTNSRDNQSGGSVTTTSSGSEDDKTKTSSPSNNASTSSSGQTVSSGGKSTDNITKAPPTTWLTNNISSQPTDLTTSPKFPSTPTTDSITSPYQLVASSSQSTESHPEGQQTPTAVPGSSVSVSSTDNSTLTEKPTTIHKPLGTSETIQPTPSQMAGNTTFSVSTPLQPTRFPVGTNVVPRTEEFTHPSSNSTTMAPQGPSIPSPTWTSGNYKLKCDPPIMPDEELLILNLTRARLCEGSPPDERLVELLCHSVKDSFKQAQDSCTLQLAPILENQAVAVKRITIETKLSPKAVFELLKDKWDDLTEAGVSDMKLGKEGPPEVNEDRFSLPLIITIVCMASFLLLVAALYGCCHQRISQRKDQQRLTEELQTVENGYHDNPTLEVMETPSEMQEKKVVNLNGELGDSWIVPLDNLTKDDLDEEEDTHL from the exons GAAGTGGGGCTAGCACATCTATTATCAATTCTACCATTGTCCGGAGCCATCAAAACCTCTCGACAGCAGTGACTAAAACAGCATCCGAAAATGTCACAGCTGGTCACCTAGTGGCAACTACACTTTTTCAAGTTCAGCAAAGCAGCTCTACATTATCCAAAACCTCAGTCCAATCTCCGACAACTGTGCCAACCACCACAAACTCCAGGGACAATCAAAGCGGTGGCAGTGTGACTACAACTTCCAGTGGCTCCGAGGATGACAAGACTAAAACAAGCTCCCCTAGTAACAATGCCTCCACTAGTAGCAGTGGACAGACAGTCTCCTCTGGAGGCAAAAGCACTGACAATATTACCAAAGCCCCACCGACCACTTGGCTAACCAACAACATCTCTTCTCAGCCTACTGACCTGACTACCTCCCCAAAGTTTCCTTCTACTCCCACAACAGACAGCATAACAAGCCCTTACCAGCTTGTGGCTTCTTCTTCACAGAGCACAGAGAGCCATCCTGAGGGACAGCAGACCCCTACTGCTGTTCCTGgcagctctgtctctgtgtccagCACTGACAACTCTACGCTGACAGAGAAGCCTACTACTATACACA AGCCGCTGGGCACCTCTGAAACCATTCAGCCAACCCCCAGCCAGATGGCAGGCAACACAACATTCTCCGTCTCCACACCGCTACAGCCTACAAGGTTTCCAGTGGGAACTAATGTCGTGCCTAGAACTGAGGAATTCACACATCCCAGCTCTAATTCTACCACCATGGCCCCTCAAGGCCCCAGCATACCCTCTCCCACCTGGACTTCTGGGAATTACAAG CTCAAATGTGATCCTCCCATAATGCCAGACGAGGAACTCCTCATTCTGAATCTCACGAGAGCCCGCCTTTGC GAAGGGAGCCCTCCGGATGAAAGACTCGTGGAACTGCTATGTCACTCAGTCAAAGACTCCTTCAAGCAAGCTCAGGATTCGTGTACTCTACAGCTGGCCCCTATTCTAGAGAACCAGGCGGTGGCAGTGAAAAGAATTACTATTGAGA CAAAGCTTTCTCCTAAGGCCGTGTTCGAGCTCCTGAAGGACAAATGGGATGACCTGACAGAG GCCGGAGTCAGTGACATGAAGCTGGGGAAGGAAGGCCCTCCAGAAGTCAATGAGGACCGCTTCAGCCTGCCCCTCATCATCACCATTGTCTGCATGGCATCCTTCCTGCTCCTCGTCGCTGCCCTCTACGGCTGCTGTCACCAGCGGATCTCCCAGAGGAAGGACCAG CAACGACTCACAGAGGAGCTACAGACAGTAGAGAATGGTTACCATGACAACCCAACCTTGGAAGTGATGGAGACTCCTTCTGAGATGCAGGAGAAGAAGGTGGTCAACCTTAATGGGGAGCTGGGGGACAGTTGGATCGTCCCTCTGGACAACTTGACCAAGGATGACctagatgaggaggaagacacACACCTCTGA